TAGTGCTCAGACTTGGGGACTTAGTTATTACTCGGCTAAAACCCGCGCAATGCGGCAAGGTCTaaaaatgtatttatttatttatttatttattattcacattatatcaatttatgtAATAATCTAGGTAGtatatagataaaaataaatgatacaAATAATTATCTATGAATAAAGTTTTTTGATCTACTTTCAACTTGTTCATATTTGATGGTagttattgaattatatagGATCATTCACaattatatttagaattagTCTAACATCGTCCTTCCTCCACAGTGCCGATCACATGAAAATATaccaatttttaattttgtaccGTGTTTATTACGATATCAATTTCGCTTTTAGTTATAGTGATTTGCCAACGTGACGCTTAATATTTCCACGTGATTCaccaaaaataacctaagTGGGCTtcaatagaatttttttaaaataggtTATTGATAACCCTACAAAAATAGTGGTGGTGGTGACCTTTGGGCCTTTGGCGCCGACCgcccaaataaaaaagaaattgtgaaaggaaaaggaaaaggaggtAAAAAGTTTCTTCTTATATAAATTtctaaattaatattcaacGTCTCTTAtccttaagtaaggtctcaaGTTTTAATCATGTGAATAAAGAAAGTTTACAATTGGTAGAGCTTTATCGTTTAGTGGGTTAGCCAAACTTAAACATGAAATAGTAGAGCTCTATTGCCTCATACTTTCGGATAACAAAGGTACACACAAAGGAAATTCCAAACTTAATCATtctaattaagttaaaaagGACTTGAGAGTTTCAAGTTGCAATATCGAtctaaaatttggaaaagaaaatattatatataagcaaatttgtatatctaacattcttttatattttctttttaaaaaaatttctagcTAAAAGttggagaaagaaaaatgtcaGTCCAACCACGATAATTGTTCATTTAGGCGAGGGGTTAATTGAGTTATCCGCTATATTGTCCAAGTCAAAATTTCAAACACTGAGCAaaagatgaattttttttaaaggaggAATGAAGTGTTTCTCGGAATAATTGGTTCAACCATAATGGTCATTTAAACTAAGAGGTAAACAAAATTATCGGATATCTTGTCAACCAAATCTAAagaacaccgaaaaaaagtcgaaaaaaactaaaaaattaaattaatttttataaaaagaaaatattttaaaaaaaggaggaTGGGGTGTGGGTGGAAAAAAATCCACCCACTCTCCCCCATAGCTCCCAAAGGGAActgttttaattattgattatagattatagacatagatagatatagattatagATAGATTTATAGATAGATTGTATAAAAGGAACCAACATTTGCTCTcaatcaaaaaatatatttcaaatgattcaataattattaaaaaaaattgcatttttaaatttttattaatgtgGGAATTTGACGGTTGTCCAATaagtttttatcatttttctcgACATTGTAGCAATGcagaattataaaatttttaaaactagACGAAAGCTgtgaatataaataaaattttgaaatatacgTCATTGTATGtgcaaaattgaaattaaaatttcggTGGAAATATTAAAGAGGAAAATCAGGAGTATATAATAATTCAGGGTTGACCTCTAGTTTTCTTTACCAAGCAAACGCAATTGACCTCCACCTTGCAATCCAAGTCACCTTCAACTAATTCCTCATCTTAGAGCCCTAAATCTCGCAGTTTCTCAAGTTATTTCATTCATAAATTCCTTATTATACAATTATATTACTCGGGTACTGTCTGACAATTTTCTAGGAGGAAAATGGGACTTGCCTTACttctttaataataataataataataatgttcttaatataatataagaatGCATGTTTAATGAATATTTTCAGCCTTCGTATCCTCCAAGCAATCagtgatttgaaatttttggaGAGTCAAGCTCACGGTGATCATGGGATCGAAGAAATTTTTTCGATTTATTTTTCAGCCGCCAGTAGCAACTCTAGATTTTGAATAGCAGATCattgaagaatatatatatttgaacaGAAAATTATTTGTATGGAAGTTAAACAACAAGAattgattcaagcggttcggctAGTTCCCTTTAGGTAAGATTTCGAGTTCGAACtttgtgaatagaaaaaatccttgattgaaaaagttttaccctttaatAGGTTAGCCCAGCTTGAATTGGATTAATCAGAGCCCATTAATGGCATGAGCTTTTAAATATCATGGTACATactaggggaaaaaaaagtatgaaagtTGAAGTCTCTACTAAAGGATTATGacatttaaattatttttttttaaaggaagCATATGCTTATGATGCTAATTTAATTATGTGGAGGCGTGATCGTGAAATATGAACATTAAATCGGATAAGACAAGCGAAGTTTTATGCTGATAATATTTTGGGTGAATACAACCTTATCCCACCTGAGGTGTGGATGACAGAATTTCTTTGTTCATGCATATTTCCCTATCGAACGACTATCATTTTGTGCATTTATTCAACTAACCACCCCAATAAATAAAGTGCCCCTTCTAGAAATAGATATACGTACACATTTTCCattgttttgttttcatttatCTTTTGGTTAATTGCACTGGCCACGCATTCACATTTCACAAATTTAGGATGCCCCTACATTTAGGGAAATACTACTCTCATCAAACCATACTAAACAATTTTGTCGCGTTTTAATACGACACGATAACTACCAAAGAGGGATCCAAACTCTAAAGAGAATAATGTTGAACTTATTCGAAGCCCGCCACAATGATTCGACCGAATTCTTTCCTGCCTAAATATCTTCAGATCTTTTAAAAACTGAATATGTCTGACCCAAAAGCAAATGTTCCAGCCTAGCTTCGAGTCAAAAGGATTAACCAGTCGATTTAGCTTATTAGATGGACAAATCTCCCACTCAAAAACAAAGAGTTCCAGCCATCGTGTTGATGCTTTTCGGGATGGCATGGCGATAATTTCTCACTAGTTTCGAGGTAAAAGGATCAATCAGTCGATTTAGCATATTAGACGGATAAATCTTTATCGATATGGTTGACATGGCACGAAGAATACTTTGATAGCAATTAACACTCCATATGTACACCTGTAAGTTGTACCTTTTTTTCCCTAGAAGATTGTAATCTTGAGCTTATTTTGTGGGTAATAATATAATGATTCTAGAAGTTTGTAACCAATTAGAAGGATAATTAATTTGCATTTAAGTGCTTCAATTAATGCATCCAAGAAGGGAAAATTTCTCTGTCTGCCCCCTAAATTTATGAATGTCTTTGCAATTTGCCTCCTCCCCCAAAGATTAGAAAGTCATATCAAGAGAAGATCCATGTGGGAAGCTTCTATTCGACTTACCATGTTTTTCAAACCTTTTCACTTGaccaaattaaaatctaatattccatttaatttttaattttatatgcgCAATTTGATCCAGTCTTCGCCAATTAGCAACGACGGTACCCTCCATTGACTGTGACTGATAATATAAATACTCCTTCCCCCTCTCAACTTCCTctctgaaaaaaaatcaaaacgcCCAAAGATCCATCACAATAACCCAATCTCTAAGATGTTGAGCATGCTGAGTCCATTCACCTGCGGCACCTTCCACTCGGAAGACGATCAGGACGAGCTCGGATTTGTCGGAGCCGGTCCCACCAGCCCTTCCTCGACCCCGAGGCGGTCCTTTGCGAGGAGGGCCACCATCTGCAAGACTCACAACAAGCATAACAAGAACCCGTACTCCACAAGGGGCCTGGACAAGTTCGAGGCGCTCCTGGCGGACCttgaggagaagaagaaggagattTACACCCAGAACGACCGCAGTGACATCTCATTCGTCCGGTTCGCGTACACTAGCTCGAATGACTGCGTCCCGATCGTTGTGAAGCTGAAAGACAAGGACAGCCAGTCCAGGAGCCCGCCAAGAGGGGATGAGGCGACCAAGGACAAGCACGGGACCCATCATCCAGAAAATTCGCATCAATCTACAGCTGTGAAGGCAGTCAGTAGTGAACCTAAAGCACCAGGTACCAATAAGAAGGCCGGCGACAAGATGAAAGGTTTATCGTGGAGATCATTGAATCTAGACCAGTGGAGGAGGCCTTCCTACTACATGCCTGCAGCTATAATACTGATTTTGGTATTTTTGCTGTTCTTTGGGCGGTCCGTCGCGATTCTATGCACATCCATCGGTTGGTACATGGTCCCCACGTTAAGGGGAGGGAGTTCAGGCAGCCAGAAAGCTACCAAGTCggggaagaagaaagagctcGCCAGAAGATCGAGCGAGAATAGGATTGTAATTACTCAACGATCACCGGACAGGTCCCCAAGGCAACATGGGCACCAGAGAAGCTGGTGAACACGATGTCGTAGGATCAATGCCGCCAAACCTTTCGAGATTTTGTTCATTTTGTGGATACACGTAAAGTTTTTTTATCCCCCTTTTTTCAGGTAATCCATTCGGTTCATATATTAACAGTAGGATTGGAAATTAAGTGACCTTTTTGGCATTTTTGTCGATTTCATTGAAATCAATGAATCATCAATGTAAATTATGATATGTAATCCGGGCATTGTAATAACCCACCTAGGATACAGAAACAGAGCAGCCATGTCATGTACCAATTGTACGGCATTGCGGTTTTGTTGAGAATGGTTTGTTCTAAAAATGGACTGCTGATAAATTTCGTGAACTGTTTATGAGGTATTTTTTATTCGTCAGCCGATGTGATTAGCTTTTGTCCCCTCATTCCGTGACCGATTTGTTCGCATCATAATCATGTAAAGAAGATAGAACAAAGAGCAGCAATGCCAAGACGATGAAAAACACGACGTGGTACTTTGATCATTTGGATTCGATTCTTTTTAGATACGGTCGCCATGATGAGCATGTTTGCCTTGACACCTAACAATAGATAACTGCGATCCGTTCCTCATTTGAATTTGCCAGAGATCATCGGATCGGCGTCCATGTCATGTTAATATTAAGAAGTCGTTCATCCTTTTATTTGTTGTCGTGATTTCTATATTTGGAGCGAAGGACGACTTGCTTATGATGACATAAATCAGTTGAAGAAGGGAGTTCCATGATTAGCTCGTTGCATGTGAACTTGAGCTTAAAAAATATACAGAGACTTGGTTggaaaggataaaaaaaaacaactttgttcggaggaggaggaagaagaagagaaaaaaagaagtagaCCCAGAAAGAAGGCTTCAACGCGGCAACGCGTTCTTCACGACCACGGCAGAATCCTTGACCCGTAACGTAAGGGTCGTACTACAATCAAGTCGCCAATAAGAAAATTCTCAAACGTAagttaaaattgagaaatatgtGCAGACGAGTAAAAAAACACAGGAATCCATTGGAGTGTCATGAGGTCGTCTCATCTGTAGGCCTAATATTCCCGACATGGAAAGGACCGTTTAAGATATTGTTCATTTTGAACGCACCTCTCatatcttttttatattttatcttcttttttttttttaaatatagagGTATTATTCGCTTCGAATGCAACTCGctcgattttcttttctctgtttttgtgAAAGGCACCTTCTGAAGGAATTTTATAAAGATATCAACattcttatttcttttcaatatgAGATCGAGTGGTTTTATTAGTACCCATCGGAGTAACTTGTTCTTGTCTAGACCAACTCACCTTTAACATTTGAGAAACTCTCATGAAATAACCACTCTCATGGAGGGTGGAGGAGATTCTTACAGTTACTCGTCTCAGGTGTTCCATCATTACGAAGTGTTGTAGTCGCATGCAACCGGTATACGTTATCGgggcatttttctttttgtcccGATCCAAGGTTTCAACTCTGATTTGCTCGCCAGATATGGATCCACATAGACATATCAATTGACCCCATTGACTTctgaaaaattgaagaaaggTATTAACAATGTAAATACTTTCTAAATTAAATGCATAAGTATATTgattgccaaaaaaaaaaagaaaaagaaagaaagaaatcaatTTGAACCTCATTTCTCTCGACGTTCACACCCTATCTAAGAGTGTGTTTATTTCGACTTACCTAAACGAATActtaaaagttaattacaatttagttataagagaaaatgaatgtaAAAAAGACGAAAAGATGACATATAATGATCGAAGCTACTTAATTATTAagcgaaaaaaatttaataaaataagtagaaaattttaatgcTCTTTATGAAATAAGTCATTCTTCACTTATTAAGGAGAAAATGAATgtaagaaagaggaaaagatgACAGATAATAATCTAAACTACTTAATTATAAAGTCAAAAAAtcacttaataaaataaatagaaaattttgatactttttatgaaataaatcatttttaatttattaatgctCTTTATCTCTCgtaaaactttttttatattgtacattCTGTTTTCTTTATATACATTTCTTCACTTAACTAATTAAGCGCTTATCAATCTTTCTTTTATCCGTTTCTTCCGCTCTATCCCACACTCTTCTTTaatattagaaaagaaaaaaaaattcgacaGACTTAAAAATCAACTCAACTATATATCTCGCACTCAACGACAAGTAATCGTCTCATCTCTTAAATAGACTTCTCcccaaaattaatttttataaccCTTATAAACTCCAAAGCATTAAGTGTTTgcatttgataaattaagtgttTGAAAATTAGGCACTTAATTAGCTAAAAAAGAACTGTATAGGACAATGGGAGAAATGATAAGGATGAAAAATCTATAAGAGGAGAGTATTagtaagagaaaaataatttatttcattaagtgattttttaCTGAATGATTAAATAGATTGGACCTTTATATTTGTTATCTTTCCCTACTCTCCTACATATTTTTACATGTACTAACTTATAATCAATTCTTAAGcaatcatttaattaattttgtaataatcACTATCATAGTTTatatcaaagaaaataaagtcgaatatataatttcttttcttggatataagtgaaaataaatttattcaatcaaatatatattaattaatttttggtcTTAAATAAATATCTAATCCATTTTATCTCAAAGAAAATCCTCGTCATCTCCTCGTCCCCTCACGTGGAAGCGCCTTTCCACTTCCGCAGCCTGCCTTCCTTCGTTCCGCCATCGTCAATCAACAACAGCTCTGAAAAGTCCCAGAAGGAATCCGACAGAGAGAGCCACAGTCACCTTCTGATCAATACAAACGCCTAGAAGGGGAGACAGCGAGAGCGCGAGACAAAACGAAGATGCTTGGAGGATGTGGAAGGAGATCGAGAGCAGAGA
Above is a window of Punica granatum isolate Tunisia-2019 chromosome 7, ASM765513v2, whole genome shotgun sequence DNA encoding:
- the LOC116213828 gene encoding uncharacterized protein LOC116213828; the protein is MLSMLSPFTCGTFHSEDDQDELGFVGAGPTSPSSTPRRSFARRATICKTHNKHNKNPYSTRGLDKFEALLADLEEKKKEIYTQNDRSDISFVRFAYTSSNDCVPIVVKLKDKDSQSRSPPRGDEATKDKHGTHHPENSHQSTAVKAVSSEPKAPGTNKKAGDKMKGLSWRSLNLDQWRRPSYYMPAAIILILVFLLFFGRSVAILCTSIGWYMVPTLRGGSSGSQKATKSGKKKELARRSSENRIVITQRSPDRSPRQHGHQRSW